GGGCGAGGCGGCGGCCGCCCACCACGCGGGCCGGCTCACCCTGGACGACGCCGCGCGGGTGATCGGCGTCCGCAGCCGCCTGATGGGCACCACCGAGGGCCGCGGCGGCATGGCCGTGGTCGGCATGCCGGAGGCGGAGGCGCGGCGCCTGGTGGAGCCCGTGGCCGACCGGGTGTCGGTCGCGGCGCTGAACGGGCCCGCCACCACGGTCGTGTCGGGCGACGCCGACGTGATCGGCGACATCGTCGCGGACCTGGCCGGGCGCGAGGTGTTCTGCCGCCGCATCGACATCGGCGTCGCCGCGCACAGCCCGCACATGGAGCCGCTGCGGCCGCTGTTGCGGGCGGAGCTCGCCGGGATCCGGCCGCTGCCCGCGCCGGACGGGCCGGGCACCGGATTCCACTCCACGGCCGATCCCGGCGCCGCCGTGCTCGACGCGGACTACTGGGCGTGCAACCTGCGCGAGCCGGTGCGTTTCTGGCCCGCCGTCGAGCGGCTCCTGGAGACGGGCCACGACACGTTCGTGGAGATCAGCCCGCATCCGGTGCTGCTCGGGGCGATCGGGCAGGGCGCCGGAGGCGGCGCCGGGCTCGCGACGCTGCCGTCGCTGCGGCGCGACGAGGGCGGCGCGGTGCCGCTCGACTCGCTCGCCCGGCTGCACGTCACGGGGCGGCGCGTGGACTGGCGCGCGGTCTACCCGGGGCGCGGGACGCGGGTCGACCTTCCGCTGTATCCGTGGCAGCGCGTGAGCTTCCCGCACCGCGCCCCGGACGGGACGCCCGGTGCGGGCGCGGCCCGGCCGGGCCGCGCCGGAGGCGCCGGGCACCCGCTGCTGGGAGTGCGGTTGCCGATGGCCGCGCACCCGGGGTCCGCGTTCTGGGAGTCCTGGCAGGACGACCGCACGCCCCCGTATCTGGCCGACCACCGCGTCGACGACCTGCGGGTCCTGCCCGCCGCCGGATACGCCGAGATGGCCCTGGCGGCGGCGGCCGAATCGGCCCCGCCGGACGGCGCGGACGGGCCCGGGCACGGATGGGAGCTGACGGACGTCCTGTTCACCGCCGCGCTGACGATCTCGGAGCGGGCGACCCGGGTACAGACGTCGCTGACCGGCGGCCCGGACGACCGGGGCTTCCAGATCTACAGCGACCAGGGCGACGACGAGTGGACGCTCCACGCCCGGGGGCGGATCGCCCGGGCGGCGCCGGACGCCGCCGCGGACCCGGACCGGACGGGGCCGCCGCCCGGCGCGACGGAGCTGCGGGCGGACGACTTCTACTCCCGGTGGGCCGCCCGGGGACTGGGCTACGGCCCGCGGTTCCGGCTGCTCGAACGGATCTGGCGGTCCGGCTCCGAGGTGTGGGCGCGGACGGCCGTGCCCGAGTCCGTCGCCGAGGGCCGCGACCGGCACGTGGTGCACCCGGCGGTGCTCGACGCCTGCTTCCAGACGGTGCTCGCCGCGCTGCCCGACGGCGACGAAGCCCACTTGCCGGTGGGCCTGGAACGGCTCCGCGTGCACGCCCCCATCGGGACGGGCTGCGTCGTCCACGCCCGCCTCGCGGAAGAGGGGGACAGTGCCGACCTGACGGTGCGGGACACGGCGGGACGGCTGCTGCTGGACGCCCGCGGGCTGCGCCTCCAGCGCATGGACGCCCCGCCCGGGGACGACACGGCACGGCTCGGCGCGCGGTACGAGATCGCCTGGACGCCCGTCGCCGCCCCGGACGCCCCGGACGCCCCGGAACCTCGCCGTTACCTGCTCTTCGACGAACCCGGCTCGTCCCTGCACCGGGTTCTCGCCGACCGCGGCGACGCCGTGGTGCGCGTCCATCCCGGAACCGGCGACGGCGAACCGCGGGCCGGCCGGCACGAGGCGTCCCCCCGGTCCCGCGCCGGCTTCGACCGGGTGCTCGCCGAGACCGGCGGCGCGGCCGCGTTCGACGGCGTGGTCTACGCGTGGGGCGTCCCGTCCGGGTCCGGCACGGCAGGGGACGGCGAGGACGCCGCCGCGCGCGAGCGGACGGTGTGCGGCGGGGCCCTCCACCTGGTGCAGGCCCTCGCCGCGGCCGGTGAGGACCCGCCCCGCCTGTGGCTCCTCACGGCCGGGGCCGTGGCGACGTCGGACGCCGAACCGGCCGACGTCGGCCAGGCCGCCCTGTGGGGGTTCGGCCGCACGGTCGCGGGCGAGCATCCCGAGCTGCGCTGCACGCTGGTGGACGTCGAGCCCGGCGATCCGGCGCCGTTCGCCGCCGAGCTGCGCGCGGACGACGAGGACCAGATCGCCTGGCGGGACGGCCACCGGTACGCCGCGCGGCTCCGCCCGGCGCCCGCCGCCCGTGCCGGCGCGCCGGACGGCGGGACGTCGCCGTCCGGCCGGCTGCCGCGGCCCGAACGGTTCCGGCTGGAGGCGCCGCGCCCGGGACCGCTGGACCGGCTGCGGCTCGCCCCCCGCCGCCCCGCCGCCCCGCCGCCCGGCGAGGTCGAGATCGAGGTCGAGGTCGCGGCGCTCAACTTCAAGGACGTGCTGCGGGCGATGGGCGTGCTCCCGGCGACCATGCCGGTGCCCCTGCCGCTCGGCATCGAGTGCGCCGGGCGGATCACCGCCGTCGGCGGCGGGGTGTCCGGCCTGGCGATGGGGCAGCGCGTCCTCGCGGTCACCGACTCCGGGCGCGGTTGCGTCGCCTCGCACGTGACGGCCGACGCCCGGACGGTCGTGCCGCTGCCCGCCGGTATCGCCGCGCGGGACGCCGTGACCGTGCCGGTCGCGTTCCTGACCGCGTTCTACGCGCTGGACCGGCTCGCCCGGATGCGTGCCGGGGACCGCGTCCTCGTGCACGCCGCCGCCGGAGGCGTCGGCCTCGCCGCCGTCCAGCTGGCGCGCGCGGCGGGCGCGGTGGTGCTCGCCACCGCGGGCAGCCCGGAGAAGCGGGACCACCTGCGCACGGAACTCGGCATCGAGCACGTCATGGACTCCCGGACGACCGACTTCGCGGCGAGGGTGCGGGAGTGCACCGGCGGCGCCGGCGTCGACATCGTGCTGAACTCCCTCGCCGGGGAGGCCATCGACGCGGGACTGAGCGCGCTCGCCCCCGGCGGGCGGTTCGTCGAGCTCGGCAAGCGCGACATCGAGGAGAACACCCGCCTCGGCCTCGCGCCGTTCGCGAAGGGCCTGTCGTTCTGCTCCCTCGACGTCGAGGCGTTGCTGCTCGACCGTCCCGAGGAGGTCGGCGGCGTGCTGCGGACGCTGCTGGAGCGGCTGGCCGCCGGGGAGCTCGAACCGCTGCCCGCGCGGACGTTCCCCGTGGCGGAGGCCGCCGACGCGTTCCGGCACCTGGCGCGGGCCAGGCACATCGGCAAGGTGCTGGTGTCGGTCGCCCCGGCGGAGGGCGAGGACGCCCCGGCGGCGGACGGGGACGCGCCCGCGTCCGTCCGGTCCGACGGCAGCTACCTGGTGACCGGCGGGCTCGGCGCGCTCGGCTTCGGGGCGGCGCGGGTCCTGGCCGAGCGCGGCGCGGGACACCTCGTCCTGGTCGGCCGCGGGGCGCCCGGGGAGGCGGTCGCCGCCCGGATCGGCGAGCTCCGCGCGGCGGGCACGGAGGTCATCGTGGTCCGCGCCGACGTCGCGCGGCCGCGGGAGCTGACCGCGGCGGTCGGCGCGGCGCTGCGGGAGGCGCCGCCGCTGCGCGGGATCGTGCACGCGGCCGGGGTGCTGGCCGACCGCACCGTCGCGCAGCTCACCTGGCGGGACTTCGAGACGGTCGCGGCACCGAAGGCGGCGGGCGGCTGGAACCTGCACCGGCTCGCCGCCGGGGCGCCGCTCGACTTCTTCGTCGTGTTCTCCTCGGTCGCGGGGGTGCTCGGCAACCCCGGCCAGGCGAACTACGCGGCGGCCAACGCCGCGCTGGACGCGCTCGTCCACCACCGGCGCTTCCACGGCATGCCCGCGACCGCGATCGACTGGGGGCCGTGGGCGGACATCGGGCTGGCGGCGCGTCCCGACCGGGGCGGCAGGTTGGACGATCGCGGCCTGCCGAGCATGACCCCGGACGAGGGGTTCGCGGCGTTCGCCGCGGAACTCGACCGGGCGCTGGACGGCGCGTCCGGCCAGGTGACGATCTCCCGGTTCGACGCGGCCGCGTGGGCGCGGGGCCTGCCGGCCGCCGCCCGCGGTTCCCTGCTGCGCGACCTGCTGGCCGAGCCGGCGGACGGCGGGTCCGCCGGTACTTCCGGCGACGGCCCGGGGTTCCGGGAGCAGGTGCTCGCCGCCGCCCCCGAGCAGCGTCCCGCACTGCTCGCCGAGCACGTGTCCCGGCAGGTCGCGCGGATCACCCGGACCGATCCGACGCTGCTGGACACCGAGCGGCCGGTGGCGTCGATGGGCCTCGACTCGCTCATGGCCATGGAGATGCGGCAGGCCCTGGAATCCACCACGGGGGTCGCGGTCCCGACGTCCCGCCTGCTGAACGGCATCACGATCAGTGAGATCGCCGAACATCTGGAGGGCCGCCTGGCCACCGCGCCGTCCGCACGGCCGGCCGCGCCGGCGCGCGGGCCCGCACCGGCGTCCGGGGCCGTGCCCGCACCGGCCGGGGACGCGTCCGGGCGCCTCGCGGACGCGGTCGAGGAGCTGTCCGAGGACGAGGTCGACGCGGCGCTCGCCACGCTGCTCGCCGACGGGGACGCCGCGTCGTGACCGGCGGCGCCGCCGGGACGGGCGGAGCGCGCACCGCCGCCGAGAAACGGGAGCTGCTGCGCCGGCTGCTGGCCCGCAAGGAAAGGGACGGCCAGGTGTCCCCGCTGTCCTACGCCCAGCGGTCGCTGTGGTTCCTGCACCACGTGGAGCCCGGCAACCCGGCCTACAACGTGCCGCTGGCCTGGCGCGTCCGCACGGCCCTCGACCGCGCGGCGTTCGACTGGGCGCTCGGCCGGCTCGTCGCCCGGCACCCCATGCTCCGGACCACCTACCACGACCACGGCGGCGGCACCGTCCAGGTGGAGCGGCCGCCGGACTTCCCGGGGACGGCCGTGCGGCTCGACGAGGTCGACGCGACGGGCATGGACGACGCGGCCTTCGCCGCCCTCCTCACCGCCGAGACGCTCCGCCCGTTCGACCTCGGGCGCGGCCCGCTGCTGCGGCTGACGCTGTACGAACGCGGGGACGGCCGCCCGGTGCTGCTCCTGGTGGCGCACCACATCGCCATGGACGCCTGGTCGATCTTCGTGCTGCTGGACGAACTGGGCGTCCTGTACGCGGCGCGGCTGCGCGGCGAGCGGCCGAGCCTGCCCGCGGCGACGGCCCGCTACACCGAGTACGTCCGCCGCGAGGCGGAGCTGCTGGCGGGACCGGACGGCGAGCGGCTCACCGGCTACTGGACGGCCCGCATGGCCGGGGCGCCGCCCGTGCTCGACCTGCCGGCGGATCTGCCCCGCCCGCGCACCCGCCGCTACCGCGGCGACCGCTGCGGCATCGACCTCGACGCGGAGCTGTCGGCCCGGCTGCGCACGTTCGCCGAGGCGTCGGGCACCACGCTGTTCGTCGTCCTGCTGGCCGGCTTCCACGCGCTCCTGTCGCGCTACACGGGCCGGACCGACGTCCGTGTCGCCACTCCCGTGGCGCACCGCGAGCATGCCGCGTTCGCCCAGACGGTCGGGTACTTCGCCGACTCGGTGGTGCTGCGGGCGGACCTGTCGGCGGAGCCGTCGTTCCGGACGCTGGTCGGCCGGGTCCGCGACGACGTGCTCGCCGCGCTGGACCACCAGGGGCTGCCGTTCGCGGCCCTGGTCGAGGCGCTCAACCCGCCGCGCGACCCGGGACGGCCCGTCCTGTGCGAGGTCGGGTTCGGGATGCAGAAGTCGCACCGGCTCCGGTTCCGGCGGCTCGACGACGCCGGAACCGGCGCGTCGCTGTTCGGGCTCGCCTCGTCCGGTGCGGCGCTGGCCCTGGACGTCGGCGGCATCGTGCTGGAGTCGTACGGCGTGATGCACCCGGTGTCCCGCTACGACCTGGATCTGCAGCTCCACGACGACGGCGGCGTGATCTCCGGCGCGCTCACCTACGACAGCGACCTGTTCGAGCGGGCGACGGCCGAGCGGCTCGCCGGGCAGCTGCGGACGCTGCTCGGCGCGGCGGTCGCCGACCCGGATCTGCCGGTGCCGCTGCTCCCGCTCGTCCCGGCGGACGAGCGGCGGCTGCTGCTGAGCTGGGGGGACGGATGACCGGCCGGAGGACCGGGATGGGCCTCGGGGATCTGGTGGAGCTCGTCCGGGGGCCGGCCGCCTTGACCGTTCCCGGCGACACGCTGGCGGGCGGCGCGGCCGGGCCCGGCCCCGCGGCGGCGTCCGTCTGCCTCTACTGGGCGGGGATGGCGCTGAACGACTACGCCGACCGTGACCTCGACGCCGTGGAACGGCCCGAACGCCCGATCCCGTCCGGCCGGGTGACGCCCGGGCAGGCGCTCGCCCTGGCCGTGGGGCTGACCGGGGCCGGGCTCGTGCTGGCCGCCCGCGCCCGCGTGCTCCGCACGGCGCTTCCGCTCACCGCCGCGATCTGGGCCTACGACGTCAAGCTCAAGGACACTCCGCTGGGCCCGGCGACGATGGCGGCGGCGCGGGGCCTGGACGTCCTGCTCGCGGGCCGCCCCGGCGCGCGCCGGGCGGCGGCCGCCGTCGCGGCCCACACCTACGGCGTCACCCTGTTGAGCCGGGGCGAGGTCGTCGGCGGGAGCGCGTCGCGGTCGGCGGGGGCGCTCGCCGCCACCGGGGTCGCGGCGGTGCTCGGCGCTTCCGCGCCGGCCGCGGCGCCGGCCCGGACGGGCCGCACGCTCGTCCGGTGGGGACTGACCGCCGGGTACGCGGCGCTGGTGGGACGGGCGCAGGTGCGGGCCGCCCTGCGCGGGGACGCGGCGGCGACACGGGCGGCGGTCGGGGAGAGCATCCTCGGTATCCTCCCCCTGCAGGCGGCGCTGACCGCTCGGGAGGGGCCCCTGTACAGGGCCGCGGTACCGGTCGCGTTGTACGCGCCGGGCCGGTGGCTGAGCCGCAGAGTGTCGGCCACCTGACCTCCGCCTCGCGTCCGCCCCGTCGAGGGGGGCTAGACCTACCCCTCGATGGGGCTACATCTACTCTTCACCGGCCCCGCCCGTCCGGGCCGTCCGCCGGGCGGCGGGGACTTGACACGGTCCAGACGGCCGCACCCCCGCCGGGCGCCGGGCCGTCGCGACCGGCGCTCCGGATCACCTGCGGTTATCGCTTTCCGTGATATTGGATGCGCGTTCCATTTGGTGGAGTCGAATGCGCACAGTATGAATTCGATATGCGTTGCGTCACCCCCGGAATGATCTTCAAAGAAAATTGAGCGAATGGCCGGAGGCGGTCATGCGGCCGGACGGATGATCAAGCGACTGACAGGCTGAGCACACCAGAGAATGTGCATCACCAAAGGGGAGTCGCATGGAATTCGGGGTGCTCGGTCCGGTAGAGGCGCGGATCGGTGAGGCGAGCATCGCCATCGACGGAGCGAAGATGCGGACCGTGCTGGCGGCACTGCTGCTGGCCGGCGGCCGCCCGCTGCCCGACGTACGCATGGGGTACCTGCTGTGGGGGGACAACCCGCCGACCACGCCCAACGCGCAGATCTACACCTACGTCTCCCGGCTGCGCGGGCGGCTGAGCCGGGGCGGGCTGCAGATCCTGCGGCAGGGGCAGGGGTACGCCCTCAAGACGGGCCGCTGGGAGGTCGACTGCTCGACGTTCGAGACGCTCGTCGAACAGGGGGTCGCGGCGCTTCGGAAAGGGGACGCGGCATGCGCCGCGGACCTGCTGGACAGGGCGCTCGCGCTGTGGCGCGGGCCGGCGCTGTGCGACGTCACCCGCCAGCTGGCCATGGCCGAGTCGCCGGGGCTGGAGGAGGCCAGGATGGCGGCGCAGGAGAGCCACATCGACGCCCGGCTCGCGCTCGGCATGCACCGCTACCTCGTCCCCGAGCTCATCCGCCGGGTGGGCAAGGACCCGCTGCGCGAGCGGCCCCGCGCGCAGCTCATGATCGCGCTGTACCGCTGCGGCCGGGGCGCCGACGCCCTGGAGGTCTACCGGGAGGGCCGCCAGGCCCTCGCCGAAAACCTCGGCGTCGTTCCCTGCGAAGAACTGCAAAAACTCCACCAGGCCGTGCTGGTCGGCGATCCGGACGGCGTCCGTTCCCAATCTGAGATTCCCATGGGCGCCGCATAGAATCCGCAGGTAACGTCCTCGTATATAGCTCGAATATGGATCCCGTTCTTACCGTCTCCCCACCTAGAGAAAGGGGGGTGGCGTGCGGACGGGAGTATGGCTCGTCGGGGCCAGAGGATCGGTGGCCACCGCGACCATGGTGGGAGCCGCGGCGGTCAAGGCGGGCCTGACCCGGCCGGTGGGCTGTGTGAGCGCCCTCCCGGACTTCGGCCGGGTGGACCTGCCGGGTTACGGCGACCTGGTGTTCGGCGGCCACGACATCGCCGGCGGCAGCGTGCCGAAGCGCGCGGAGCAGCTCGTCCAGGCCCGGGTGCTCCCGCAGGGACTGCCCGAGCTCGTCGAGCCGGATCTGGTGGCCGCGGACGAGGAGATCCGGCCCGGCCCCCTGCGGGACGGGGCCGCCCCCCGGGCGGCCGTCGACGCCATGGTCGCGGACCTGGAGGACTTCCGCGCCCGGCACGGGCTCGACCGGGTCGTGGTCGTGAACGTCTCTTCGACCGAGACCCCGCTCGCGGACCCGCCGCCGCCCGAGTACCTGTCCCTGGCGGCGTTCCGGGACGCCCTGGCGGCCGGCACCGGCACGTTCCCGGCCGGCGTGCTGGCCGCCTTCGCGGCGTTCACCGCGGGCTGCCCGTTCGTGGACTTCACGCCGTCCACCGGGGCGCGCCCGCCGGCCCTGGCGGAACTGGCGGACCGGTGCCGCGTCCCCTACGCCGGCAGCGACGGCAAGACCGGCGAGACCCTCGTGAAGTCGGCGCTCGCGCCGATGTTCGCCCGGCGCGCGCTGCGCGTCCACGCCTGGACCGGGACCAACCTGCTGGGCGGCGGTGACGGGGAGACGCTGGCGGACGCGACCCGGGCGGCCGGCAAGATCGAGTCGAAGCGGCGCGTGCTGGCGGAGATCCTCGACCATCCGGTGGACGACGGCGTCCACATCCACAACGTGCCCGAACTCGGCGAGTGGAAGACCGCCTGGGACCACATCGCGTTCGAGGGGTTCCTGGGCGCGCGCATGACGATGCAGATCACCTGGCAGGGATGCGACTCGGCGCTGGCCGCCCCGCTCGTCCTGGACCTGGTCCGCTTCACGGCCGCGGCCCACCGGGACGGGCGGCACGGCCCGCTCGCCGAGCTGGGCTTCTTCTTCAAGGATCCGCTCGGCTCCCGCGAGCACCGGCTGGAACGGCAGTACGAGACCCTGGTCCGCTGGGCGAACGGCCTCCCCGGGCGGCGGTCATGAGGTTCGCGTACGGGACCAACGGCTTCGGAAGCCACCGGCTCGACGACGCGCTCGCGGTCATCGCCGACCTCGGCTACGCGGGCGTCGCGTTGACGCTGGACGCCGGCCACCTCGACCCGTACGCCCCCGGCCTCGCACGGCGGGTGGAACGCGTCGCGTCCAGGCTGGACCGGCTCGGCCTCCGGACGGTGGTGGAGACCGGCGGCCGGTACGTCCTGGACCCCCGCCGCAAGCACCGCCCGACGCTGCTCGACGACGCGCCCGAGGCCGCCCGCCGCGTCGACCTGCTGCGCCGCGCCGTCCGGGTCGCCGCCGCGCTGAACGCCGAGGCCGTCTCGTTCTGGAGCGGCGCGGCCCCCGCCGGCCTGCCCGCCGAGGAGGGCTGGGACCGGCTGCGCCGCGGCACCGAGACCGTCCTCGCCGAGGCCGAGGCGCGCGGCGTCGTCCTCGGGTTCGAGCCGGAGCCCGGCATGTTCGTCGAGGACATCGCCGGGTTCGAACGGCTCGACGCGGCGCTCGGCCGGCCCGCCTCGTTCGGCGTCACCCTGGACATCGGGCACTGCCGCTGCCTGGAACCGGGCCCGGTGCCCGACTGCGTCCGCCGCGTCGGCGGCCGGCTGGTGAACGTGCAGATCGACGACATGCTGCGCGGCGTCCACGAACATCTGGAGTTCGGCGCGGGCGACATCGACTTCCCCCCGGTCCTGGCCGCGCTCGCCCGGACCGGCTACCGCGGGCTCGTCGGCGTCGAACTCCCCAGGCACGGCCACGACGCGCCGGGGGCGGCGGAACGGTCGCTGCGGTTCCTGCGGGACGCGTGGGCCGCGGCGGAACGCGGTGCGCCGACCGGGACGGGCACCCCGTGCTGACCGGCTGGACGCGGCGGCTGGACGCGGCGCTGGCGGATCTCGGCGGGCACTGGCCGGGCACGGCGCTGCACGACGTGGAGGCCGACCCCGCCCGGATCGGCGCGCTCTTCCCCGCCGCGGCCCGCGAGTACGGGCGCGAACCGCTGCGCGGCCTCCCGGGATGGACCGCCGACGAGGCCGTCCGGGTCCGGCTGCTGCTGGCCCTGCCCGCGCGGGGCGCGGCGCTCGCGGCGGCGCTCGCGGAACTGTACGCGCACGGCGATCCGGCCGAGCGCGTCGCGGTGCTGCGCGGACTCGCGGCGCTGGACGCCGAGCGCGGGCTCGGCGAACGAGGACTGCCCCTGGTGGCGGACGCCCTGCGGGCCAACGACACTCGGCTCGTCTCCGCCGCGATGGGCCCGTACGCCGCCGCCCGCCTGCCCGCGGCCGCCTACCGGCAGGCCGTCCTGAAATGCGTCTTCGTCGGAATTCCGCTCGCGGCGGTGGCCGGTCTGCCGGACCGGGCGGACGCGGAACTGGCACGGATGCTCGCCGGCTACGCCGCGGAGCGCCGCGCGGCCGGCCGCGACGTGCCGCCGGACATCGAGCCCATCGTGCACCGCCATCGAACCGACCAGGGGTGACCTTCACGTTGCGCATCTTCGACCCGCACATCCACATGAGCTCCCGCACCACCGACGACTACGAACGCATGTACCGGGCGGGCGTCCGGGCCGTGGTGGAACCCGCGTTCTGGCTCGGCCAGCCGCGCACCTCGGCCGGGTCGTTCGTCGACTACTTCGACGCACTGCTCGGCTGGGAGCCGTTCCGGGCGGCGCAGTTCGGGATCCGGCACCACTGCACCGTGGCGCTCAACCCGAAAGAGGCAAACGATCCGCGCTGCCGGCCGGTCCTCGACGTCCTGCCCCGCTACCTCGCCAAGGACGGCGTCGTGGCCGTGGGGGAGATCGGCTACGACTCCATGACCGACGACGAGGACGAGGTGTTCCGGATCCAGCTGGGGATGGCGGCCGACGCCGGTCTGCCCGTGCTCGTCCACACCCCGCACCGCGACAAGCCGGCCGGAACCCGGCGCAGCCTCGACCTCGTCGCCGCCGAGGGCGTCCCGCCCGAAATGGTGCTCGTCGACCATCTGAACGAGCTCACCGTGGCGATGGTCGAGCGGAGCGGCTGCTGGATGGGGTTCTCGGTCTACCCCGACACCAAGATGGACGAGCGGCGGATGGTGTCGATCCTGCTCGAATACGGAACCGAACGCGTCCTGGTGAACTCGGCGGCCGACTGGGGGCGCAGCGACCCGCTGAAGACCCGCCGGGTCGGGGAGGCGATGCTCGCCGCCGGCTTCACCGACTCCGACGTCGACACCGTCCTGTGGCGCAACCCCGTGGCCTTCTACGCGCAGAGCGGCCGGCTCGCCCTCGACGACCCCGCCGACCGGGACCTGATCCCGGCGGGGGAAAGTACCTACTCGGGCGACTACTCGGGCGACTACTCGGGCGACTACTCGGGCGACTACGCGGGCAACTCCGTTCTGCGCGGCGAGCGGGCCCGCTGACGTGCGGTTCCGGCATCCGGACGGCACGACCGTCCATCTCGGGTACTGCACCAACGTCCATCCCGCCGAGGACGTACCGGGCGTCATCGCCCAGCTGCGGCGATATGCCCACCCGGTCCGTGAGCGCCTGGGCAGCGCCCTCCTCGGCACCGGGCTGTGGCTCGGGAGCACCGCCGTCCGGGAGATGACCGCCGACGAGCGCGCGGTGAAACGGCTGCGGGACGTCCTGGACGAGCTCGGCCTCGAGACCGTGACGCTCAACGGCTTCCCGTACGAGGGCTTCCAGGCGGGCGTCGTCAAACGGCGCGTGTACAGCCCGGACTGGACCGGCGAGGCGCGGCTGCGGCACACCGTGGACTTGGCGCGGATCCTCGCCCGGCTCCTCCCGGACGACGTCGGCACCGGAAGCGTCTCCACGGTCCCCCTCGCGTGGCGCACCCCCTGGCCGGACGGCCGCGCCGCCGCGGCGGCGGCGAACCTGCGGCGCCTCGAAGCGGAACTGGCCGAGCTGGAGGACCGGACCGGCCGCCGCGTCCGCGTCGGTTTCGAACCCGAACCCGGCTGCGTCGTCGGGACGACCGCGCAGGCCGTCCGGCACCTTCCCGGCGGGAGCCCGTACCTCGGGGTCTGCCTGGACGCCTGCCACCTCGCGGTGGAGTTCGAGGAGCCCGGACCGGCGGCGGCCCGGCTGACCGCGGCGGGCCTGCCCGTGGTCAAGCTGCAGGCGTCGTGCGCCGTGGAGGCCGACCGCCCGGCGGCACCGGAGCAGCGCCGGGCGCTGCGGCGGTTCGTCGAACCCCGCTTCCTGCACCAGACACGTGAACACGGCGCGGCCGCGGGCGTCGACGACCTCGCGGAGGCGCTGGACGGCGGGCTGCCCGGCGCGCGGCCGTGGCGCGTTCATTTCCACGTGCCGGTGCACGCGGATCCCGCCGCGCCGCTGCGCGCGACCCGGGACGTCCTGCGCGACGCGCTCGCCGTGCTGCTCGGCGGGGAGCGGGCGCTGACCTCCCACGTCGAGGTCGAGACCTACACATGGGCGGCACTGCCGTCCCCGCCCGCCGGGGAGCGGGCGCTCATCGAGGGCATCGCCGCCGAGATCGACTGGGTCCGGAACCGGCTCACCGGGCTCGGGCTCACAGAGGAGACCACATGAACCGCCTGCTCGTCATCGACGTGGTCGGGCTGACCCCCCGGCTGCTCGCCCACATGCCCAACCTGACCGCCCGGACCCGCTCCCGCGCGACCCTGGAGACCGTGCTCCCCGCCGTCACCTGCTCGGTGCAGTCGACGTTCCTCACGGGCTCGCCTCCCGCCGAGCACGGCATCGTGGGCAACGGCTGGTACTTCCGCGACGTCGGCGAGGTGCAGCTCTGGCGGCAGCACAACGCCCTCGTCGGCGGCGACAAGATCTGGGACGACGCGCGCCGGGCCGTCCCCGGCTACCGCGTCGCCAACGTCTGCTGGTGGTACGCGATGGGCGCGGCGACGGACTTCTGCGTCACCCCCCGCCCGATCTACCACGCGGACGGCCGCAAATCCCCCGACTGTTACACGACGCCGCCGTCCCTGCGGGTGGACCTCACCCGCGAGCTGGGCCGCTTCCCGCTGTTCAACTACTGGGGGCCGAACGCCGGGATCGCGTCCAGCCGGTGGAT
The nucleotide sequence above comes from Actinomadura algeriensis. Encoded proteins:
- a CDS encoding type I polyketide synthase yields the protein MGANENENSIAVVGIGARFPGSRGPKEFWRFIRDGRDAIGEVPADRWDVADFYDPAPATAGKVNNRWGGFVDGIDGFDADFFQVSPREAARTDPQQRVLLEVAWEALEDAGPQGAGGEGGGRGGVFVGVHFSDYECMQAADSLDNDLYSFRGTARSVVAGRLSHALDLRGPSMVVDAACSSSLVAVHLACQALRRGEADFALAAGANVLLDPGISVAFSQGGMLAPDGRCKAFDAAADGFVRSDGFGVVVLKPLARALTDGDRVYAVIRGSAVNNDGRSGAAQGAPGRPGQERVLRDAYADAGVAPSRVAYVEAHGTGTPVGDPVELDALAAVLGADRPAGRPLRVGSVKTNIGHAEGAAGIAGLIKTALCLHEGVLPPTLHHTTPTPAFAWDRLPLRVQTELERWPADATALAGVSSFGITGTNAHVVLEGPPPEQAPGVPDGAPGTGLILPLSARSQAALRARAEDFAETLAGTGEDAPDAVDVCRAAAVRRGHEEHRLAVTGTSAEDLRKALAAFAGGAPDDRAVAGRVAPRRGKVAFVFSGQGSEWAGMCADLMDREPVFRTQVERCDLALRPWTRRSVLERLTGPPEGTAGLPIEELQPLLFTVQVALAALWRSWGVEPDTVIGHSMGEAAAAHHAGRLTLDDAARVIGVRSRLMGTTEGRGGMAVVGMPEAEARRLVEPVADRVSVAALNGPATTVVSGDADVIGDIVADLAGREVFCRRIDIGVAAHSPHMEPLRPLLRAELAGIRPLPAPDGPGTGFHSTADPGAAVLDADYWACNLREPVRFWPAVERLLETGHDTFVEISPHPVLLGAIGQGAGGGAGLATLPSLRRDEGGAVPLDSLARLHVTGRRVDWRAVYPGRGTRVDLPLYPWQRVSFPHRAPDGTPGAGAARPGRAGGAGHPLLGVRLPMAAHPGSAFWESWQDDRTPPYLADHRVDDLRVLPAAGYAEMALAAAAESAPPDGADGPGHGWELTDVLFTAALTISERATRVQTSLTGGPDDRGFQIYSDQGDDEWTLHARGRIARAAPDAAADPDRTGPPPGATELRADDFYSRWAARGLGYGPRFRLLERIWRSGSEVWARTAVPESVAEGRDRHVVHPAVLDACFQTVLAALPDGDEAHLPVGLERLRVHAPIGTGCVVHARLAEEGDSADLTVRDTAGRLLLDARGLRLQRMDAPPGDDTARLGARYEIAWTPVAAPDAPDAPEPRRYLLFDEPGSSLHRVLADRGDAVVRVHPGTGDGEPRAGRHEASPRSRAGFDRVLAETGGAAAFDGVVYAWGVPSGSGTAGDGEDAAARERTVCGGALHLVQALAAAGEDPPRLWLLTAGAVATSDAEPADVGQAALWGFGRTVAGEHPELRCTLVDVEPGDPAPFAAELRADDEDQIAWRDGHRYAARLRPAPAARAGAPDGGTSPSGRLPRPERFRLEAPRPGPLDRLRLAPRRPAAPPPGEVEIEVEVAALNFKDVLRAMGVLPATMPVPLPLGIECAGRITAVGGGVSGLAMGQRVLAVTDSGRGCVASHVTADARTVVPLPAGIAARDAVTVPVAFLTAFYALDRLARMRAGDRVLVHAAAGGVGLAAVQLARAAGAVVLATAGSPEKRDHLRTELGIEHVMDSRTTDFAARVRECTGGAGVDIVLNSLAGEAIDAGLSALAPGGRFVELGKRDIEENTRLGLAPFAKGLSFCSLDVEALLLDRPEEVGGVLRTLLERLAAGELEPLPARTFPVAEAADAFRHLARARHIGKVLVSVAPAEGEDAPAADGDAPASVRSDGSYLVTGGLGALGFGAARVLAERGAGHLVLVGRGAPGEAVAARIGELRAAGTEVIVVRADVARPRELTAAVGAALREAPPLRGIVHAAGVLADRTVAQLTWRDFETVAAPKAAGGWNLHRLAAGAPLDFFVVFSSVAGVLGNPGQANYAAANAALDALVHHRRFHGMPATAIDWGPWADIGLAARPDRGGRLDDRGLPSMTPDEGFAAFAAELDRALDGASGQVTISRFDAAAWARGLPAAARGSLLRDLLAEPADGGSAGTSGDGPGFREQVLAAAPEQRPALLAEHVSRQVARITRTDPTLLDTERPVASMGLDSLMAMEMRQALESTTGVAVPTSRLLNGITISEIAEHLEGRLATAPSARPAAPARGPAPASGAVPAPAGDASGRLADAVEELSEDEVDAALATLLADGDAAS